One window from the genome of Faecalibacterium sp. HTF-F encodes:
- a CDS encoding DUF4340 domain-containing protein, producing MKTKQRTLTVLLAMVLVLGGLLWLITRSNAAEEAASSAAAEGSIVLSSFAAGDAEQIRYTYQNETITLNCDSGSWTLAGDPGYHLDASACNTMVTALASLNAKRQLASQPGEDYGLADPAVTVTVTAAGETNTFAFGSQKPVTGDLYVQKTGDDAIYTVSGNKAACFEQTKADLFGVFNPAGFTASALESVSIATDAGTLSLTAVSETAETDSNSADTSSESAAAFTAYQTVWRLTEDPAAELDEAKLQSILSALGGYVSAQVTNADPAAYGFDASLATVRAASADGSVTLHYAENADGCWMMVDGDSSVYAVDLDTVQALLITAAELKTE from the coding sequence ATGAAAACGAAACAGCGTACTTTGACCGTCCTTCTGGCAATGGTGCTTGTGCTGGGCGGGCTGCTGTGGCTCATCACCCGCAGCAATGCTGCAGAAGAAGCAGCGTCCAGCGCTGCCGCAGAAGGCAGCATTGTGCTTTCTTCTTTTGCGGCGGGTGATGCAGAGCAGATCCGGTACACTTATCAGAATGAGACGATTACCCTGAATTGTGATTCCGGAAGCTGGACGCTGGCGGGTGACCCGGGCTATCACCTGGATGCATCTGCCTGCAACACCATGGTCACAGCGCTGGCATCTCTGAATGCCAAGCGTCAGCTCGCCTCTCAGCCCGGTGAGGACTACGGCCTTGCAGACCCGGCCGTTACGGTCACGGTAACAGCGGCAGGCGAGACGAATACCTTTGCCTTTGGCAGCCAGAAACCTGTCACAGGGGATCTGTACGTGCAAAAAACCGGAGATGATGCCATTTACACCGTCTCCGGCAACAAGGCAGCCTGCTTTGAACAGACTAAAGCGGATCTCTTTGGCGTGTTCAACCCGGCAGGATTCACAGCTTCTGCGCTGGAGAGCGTCTCCATCGCAACAGATGCAGGAACACTCTCTCTGACAGCCGTATCGGAAACGGCGGAAACGGACAGCAATTCAGCAGATACTTCTTCCGAAAGCGCCGCTGCTTTCACTGCCTACCAGACGGTCTGGCGGCTGACCGAGGACCCGGCGGCTGAATTGGACGAAGCCAAGCTGCAGAGCATCCTGTCAGCCCTTGGCGGATACGTCTCGGCGCAGGTGACGAATGCTGATCCTGCCGCTTACGGCTTTGATGCATCCCTTGCAACGGTGCGGGCCGCCTCTGCCGATGGGAGCGTGACCCTCCACTACGCCGAAAATGCAGACGGCTGCTGGATGATGGTGGATGGGGACAGCTCCGT